A region from the Plasmodium berghei ANKA genome assembly, chromosome: 9 genome encodes:
- a CDS encoding casein kinase 1, putative codes for MEIRVANKYALGKKLGSGSFGDIYVAKDIVTMEEFAVKLESTRSKHPQLLYESKLYKILGGGIGVPKVYWYGIEGDFTIMVLDLLGPSLEDLFTLCNRKFSLKTVLMTADQMLNRIEYVHSKNFIHRDIKPDNFLIGRGKKVTLIHIIDFGLAKKYRDSRSHTHIPYKEGKNLTGTARYASINTHLGIEQSRRDDIEALGYVLMYFLRGSLPWQGLKAISKKDKYDKIMEKKISTSVEVLCRNTSFEFVTYLNYCRSLRFEDRPDYTYLRRLLKDLFIREGFTYDFLFDWTCVYASEKDKKKMLENKNRFDQIADQEGRVKQN; via the exons atgGAAATAAGAGTagcaaataaatatgcattaGGGAAAAAATTAGGGAGCGGATCGTTTGGTGACATTTATGTTGCCAAAGATATTGTAACTATGGAAGAATTTGCTGTTAAATTA GAATCGACACGATCGAAGCATCCCCagttattatatgaatcaaaactttataaaatattaggAGGAGGAA TTGGCGTTCCTAAAGTTTACTGGTATGGTATAGAAGGCGATTTCACTATTATGGTTCTTGATTTATTGGGACCATCTTTAGAAGATCTTTTTACCCTTTGTAATAgaaaattttctttaaaaacTGTCCTTATGACAGCAGATCAAATG TTAAATAGGATCGAATATGTCCATTCAAAAAACTTTATACACAGAGATATTAAACCAGATAACTTTTTAATAG gACGAGGAAAAAAAGTTACattaattcatataattgATTTTGGTCttgcaaaaaaatatcgaGATTCAAGATCACATACACATATACCATATAAAGAAGGAAAAAATTTGACAGGAACAGCAAGATATGCTAGTATAAATACTCATTTAG GAATTGAACAATCACGTAGGGATGATATTGAAGCCCTAGGATATGTTCTTATGTATTTTCTTCGAGGAAGTTTACCATGGCAAGGACTTAAGGCTATTTCAAAAAAGGATAAATACGATAAaattatggaaaaaaaaatatcaacaTCTGTAGAAGTTTTGTGTAGAAATACAAGCT TCGAGTTTGttacatatttaaattattgtCGATCTTTAAGATTTGAAGATAGACCCgattatacatatttaagAAGGCTTTTAAAAGATTTGTTTATTAG aGAGGGGTTTACCTATGATTTTCTTTTTGATTGGACATGCGTATATGCATcagaaaaagataaaaaaaaaatgttagaaaataaaaatcgaTTTGATCAAATTGCAGATCAAGAAGGACGAGtgaaacaaaattaa
- a CDS encoding subtilisin-like protease 2 produces the protein MLRTFYVLSLMLIEFILHNGQYNKHICSKNSKKYNFVGKKHRILVSDIEDRENHIEGIADIYKPIFNIYEISAEFHKKKNIADKKKKRKYGINQSIEKRRIAEENERRQLNKTEGTQFLELSNRYPNIGKQNSQQNKVNEINNQNAASNSNDNIGNDNIGNDNIGNDEDDDEDDDEDLIEGRKDNLEEDDLIEKNDSNLPRGKMHEKEEKNKNINTTPGNESSNKNVNDKKKNGISLKDKIDNKQNNGGLKEKGNNLDDNIKTYTFDHYKIITNSDNILNDIKVDASDISKLSINSINIEYNEKNKAEYTHQRHIVLSNNGNRRYKIFLMTKNPKFTKTEDIEEPGMSFIQTETGENEDEKEDEENYLNENLYSGFGTIDYENDYSKKKKKIESEHASGLNDKISNSQNIEKSGSHENEKYNHGYIEKIRSFFSFLSMPSSKKDDSIGSEKKTEERSNTDSKAKLNKKTNDMAKKNNSNAFLSVDKIIDQYLLNLKNKNMKEQELIFIFHGNLDLHSKEMKTVINEANAKFTKYINMHFKDVKNIRYDISSPINFVCFFIPIIFDMSNLKILKEALIILNNELKDYIDNWNFSNTYVAFDNNYENEDIDNVMNKLNENMEKYIKKPKKLYNIKYSFLRKIWGLKSIISLSKNQDKKDAEIEEKILSALPKELKEYSTWNLSFIRVFNAWLLSGYGNKNVKICVIDSGIDKNHIDLANNIYTPKYSDRYEMTDELFDFMVKNPIDTSGHGTHVSGIAAASANSLGMVGVAPNINLISLRFIDGDNYGGSFHVIKAINICILNKSPIINASWGSRNYDTNMFLAIERLKYTFKGKGTVFIAAAGNENKNNDLYPIYPASYKLQNVYSVGSINKFLQISPFSNYGANSVHILAPGHHIYSTTPMNTYKMNTGTSMAAPHVSGVAGLIYSVCYKQGFIPDADEVLEIITRTSIKIVSKDKKTIHNSLINAEAAVLTTLLGGLWIQMDCHFAKFYLNENKQKSVPIVFSAYKDGVYESDIIIGIQPEDANSKEYGEIVIPIKILTNPKLKDFSLSPRVGKKIRIDENESNDDILSYICENALYNLYEHDNSFLISSLILFFIGIILIVLASIVFFLKHHQSKQRDGEKYMHQKMVDRTYNVKYNFKDSGTDGIKRINTLDDNINNHRNTQRFTIVQNEDNMYVLKKKSSIQAKYEPRNELVKRSLVKRPIVKHADINVNFSNVDVLYEPKNNSSE, from the exons atgtTGAGAACATTTTATGTTCTATCTTTAATGCTAATTGAATTTATACTGCACAATGGCCAGTATAATAAGCATATTTGTTCAAAAAAttcgaaaaaatataattttgttggTAAGAAACATCGAATTTTGGTAAGTGATATTGAAGATAGGGAAAATCACATTGAAGGTATAGCCGATATTTATAAGCccatatttaatatttatgaaatatCTGCAGAatttcacaaaaaaaaaaatatagcagataaaaaaaaaaaacgaaaataCGGAATCAACCAAAGTAtagaaaaaagaagaattgctgaagaaaatgaaagacgccaattaaataaaacgGAGGGAACACAATTTCTTGAATTATCTAATAGATATCCTAATATAGGAAAACAAAATTCTCaacaaaataaagtaaatgaaataaataatcaaaatgCTGCATCAAATtcaaatgataatataggaaatgataatataggaaatgataatataggAAATGATGAGGATGACGATGAGGATGACGATGAGGATTTGATAGAAGGAAGGAAAGATAATTTAGAAGAGGATGATTTAATAGAAAAGAATGATAGTAATTTACCAAGGGGAAAAATGCATGAAAaggaagaaaaaaataaaaatataaacacaACTCCAGGCAATGAAAGTAGTAACAAAAATGTAAacgataaaaaaaaaaacggtATAAGTctaaaagataaaattgACAATAAGCAAAATAATGGTGGTTTAAAAGAAAAGGGAAATAATTTagatgataatataaaaacatatacatttgaccattataaaattataacaaattctgataatatattaaatgatataaaagtGGATGCATCAGATATTTCAAAGCTAAGCATAAATAgcataaatatagaatataatgaaaaaaataaagccGAATACACGCACCAAAGGCATATAGTATTAAGTAATAACGGAAATAGAcgatataaaatatttctaatGACAAAAAATCCAAAGTTTACGAAAACGGAAGACATTGAAGAACCTGGAATGAGTTTTATTCAAACAGAAACAGGAGAGAATGAAGATGAAAAAGAAGACGAGGAAAACTATTTGAATGAAAATTTGTATAGTGGATTTGGGACTATTgattatgaaaatgattattcaaaaaaaaaaaaaaaaattgaaagtGAGCACGCAAGTGGActtaatgataaaattagTAACAGCCAAAACATTGAAAAAAGTGGTTCtcatgaaaatgaaaaatataatcatGGATATATAGAGAAGATACGAAgtttttttagttttttatCCATGCCAAGTAGCAAGAAAGATGATAGTATTGGgagtgaaaaaaaaactgaGGAAAGGAGCAATACCGATTCTAAAGCTAAATTAAATAAGAAAACTAATGATATGgccaaaaaaaataattcaaatgcATTTTTGAGTGTAGACAAAATTATAGATCAGTATCTATTAAACttaaagaataaaaatatgaaagaACAAGAATTgatattcatttttcaCGGGAATTTAGATTTACATTCGAAGGAGATGAAAACAGTTATAAATGAAGCAAATGctaaatttacaaaatatataaatatgcattttaAAGACGTTAAGAATATACGTTATGATATATCATCACCAATAAACTTTGTGTGCTTTTTTATTCCTATAATTTTTGATATGAGCAATTTAAAGATATTAAAAGAGGcattaattatattgaaTAATGAGCTCAAGGATTATATCGATAATTggaatttttcaaatactTATGTAGCATTTGATAACAATTATGAAAACGAAGATATTGACAATGTaatgaataaattaaatgaaaatatggaaaaatatattaaaaaacccaaaaaattatataatataaaatattcatttttaagaaaaatatgggGTCTAAAATCAATTATCTCTTTATCTAAAAATCAAGATAAAAAAGATGCTGAaatagaagaaaaaattttgaGCGCATTACCAAAAGAATTGAAAGAGTATTCAACTTGGaatttatcttttataaGAGTATTTAATGCTTGGCTTTTATCTGGGTATgggaataaaaatgtaaagaTATGTGTTATAGATTCAGGGATTGATAAAAATCATATAGATTTagcaaataatatatacacaccGAAATATTCAGATAGATATGAAATGACAGATGAATTGTTTGATTTTATGGTTAAAAATCCAATAGATACATCTGGACATGGTACACATGTTTCTGGAATAGCAGCTGCTTCGGCGAATTCTTTAGGTATGGTTGGTGTTGCTCCTAATATCAATTTGATATCTTTACGATTTATTGATGGTGATAACTATGGAGGTAGTTTCCATGTAATTAAAgctataaatatttgtatattaaaCAAATCACCAATTATTAATGCTAGTTGGGGTTCTAGAAATTATGATACTAATATGTTCTTAGCTATTGAAAGATtaaaatatacttttaagGGGAAAGGAACAGTTTTTATAGCTGCAGCaggaaatgaaaataaaaacaacgATCTCTATCCTATATACCCTGCTAGTTACAAACTTCAAAACGTATATAG tgTTGGTTCCATCAACAAATTCTTACAAATTTCACCATTTTCTAATTATGGAGCTAACAGTGTGCACATTCTTGCACCAGGGCATCACATATATTCCACGACGCCTATGAACACATACAAAATGAATACAGGTACTTCTATGGCAGCTCCTCATGTATCCGGAGTAGCTGGATTGATATATTCGGTATGTTATAAACAAGGATTTATACCTGACGCTGATGAAGttttagaaataataacaaggacatctataaaaatagtatcTAAGgacaaaaaaacaatacaCAATAGTTTAATAAATGCAGAAGCAGCAGTGTTAACTACATTGCTGGGAGGTTTATGGATACAAATGGATTGTCATTTTGCTaagttttatttaaatgaaaataaacaaaaaagcGTTCCTATTGTATTTTCAGCATATAAAGACGGTGTGTATGAATCAGATATAATTATAGGAATTCAACCTGAAGATGCAAATTCAAAAGAATATGGAGAAATTGTGATTcctattaaaatattaacaaatcCCAAATTAAAAGATTTTAGTTTATCACCAAGagttggaaaaaaaatccgcattgatgaaaatgagtcaaatgatgatatattatcataCATTTGTGAAAATgctttatataatttatatgagCATGATAACagttttttaatttcatcattgatattgttttttatagGAATTATATTAATCGTTTTAGCATCgattgtgttttttttaaaacatcaTCAAAGTAAACAACGCGATGgcgaaaaatatatgcatcaAAAAATGGTAGATAGAACATataatgtaaaatataattttaaggATTCGGGTACTGATGGtattaaaagaataaatacactggatgataatataaacaatcACCGAAATACTCAAAGATTTACTATTGTTCAAAATGAAGATAATATGTATGtgctaaaaaaaaaaagttctATTCAAGCAAAATATGAACCACGTAATGAATTGGTAAAACGCTCACTTGTAAAACGTCCAATTGTAAAGCATGCAGATATAAACGTAAATTTCAGCAATGTCGATGTATTATACGAACCAAAAAACAACTCATCGGAATAG
- a CDS encoding signal recognition particle subunit SRP72, putative, whose amino-acid sequence MNHKNEKLKKKCSRKKDRNSISLEKKENKRRIRRINTKHVTNIYNKDQFTISEIKSRYSSLIEKKEYSKVIYEITNVLIKNNKINKSIGTTKKENKTFKYLFQEHYEEMKNDNVLLEFFYCLYKLKLYKKLNACLKYYLENEDQYNNFVNILLADVSYKLRNFETSINLYELLIKNEGENQVDSASINMDSSYISFYLQLMYEYNFLKIKKEKKKKKNNKISSSTTTENQISNKEENAQQNSNSQVGIQNIKEKIIEFTKNFNSEEVEDFEQLYNYSIFFAVEKCYENSLKFLNLLEDLCKNTLIMDEVNNNGNNSEINKLILEKNKTNKKESSLYNIEMIKKNKIFIQLGKAYIYSKMNKIKESVDIYESILNNYELYVNNLPVLLTSYNNYIALINNYNENLLINKLPKAVSGKEIEFNIKSDKLLLIKNIIFMHKDINKEINRYQLSVLYYNECLDLFHHNHKNDELGLKLQNFYTKFNNSVLLDKLNILAYLKDNNYLKCKHYIRKNIDLVQSPEIKIKYINAYAYMSFEKKAYNDVVDIYLKYEHIFQKLVHHYKHFFSNLFYIYICVKLPEKKNREINKNHENNDSCEYNMKNLERVINLFKKYKEAIKDDINIINPETLFLVSKYLICHEQTEMLHDLFEYLSTEIKNDFNFYSIYTYLYTYINIENVYKYESRLKKVMLSETYMIDAEELENKSINFDISLFNQSLDNIHKKRKRSKKNKNNKSTDPGANAYNNSSIDKWLPKYEKSGFKKKKKIRCNDPDKEPVSTEETKFQPINPTQAKLQNLKQRKKR is encoded by the coding sequence ATGAATcacaaaaatgaaaaattaaaaaaaaaatgtagcAGAAAAAAGGATAGAAATAGTATAagtttagaaaaaaaagaaaataaacgAAGAATCAGACGTATAAATACTAAACATGtaactaatatatataataaagacCAATTTACCATCAGTGAAATAAAATCTAGATATTCTTCATTGATTGAGAAAAAGGAATATTCAAAAGTAATTTACGAAATAACAAATGtgttaattaaaaataataaaataaataaatccaTTGGaacaacaaaaaaagaaaacaaaacatttaaatatttgtttcaAGAACATTATgaagaaatgaaaaatgataatgttttattagaatttttttattgtttgtataaattaaaattgtataaaaaattaaatgctTGTTTAAAGTATTACTTAGAAAATGAAGAccaatataataattttgtaaatatacTATTAGCAGATGTTAGCTATAAATTAAGAAATTTTGAAACAAgcattaatttatatgaactcttgataaaaaatgaagggGAAAATCAAGTGGATTCTGCAAGTATTAATATGGACAGTAGttatatttccttttaCTTACAACTAATGTATGAatataactttttaaaaattaaaaaagaaaaaaagaaaaaaaaaaataataaaataagttCGTCTACAACTACAGAAAATCAAATCTCtaataaagaagaaaatgcTCAACAAAATTCTAATTCTCAAGTTGgtattcaaaatataaaagagaAAATTATCGAATTTACTAAAAATTTTAACTCTGAAGAAGTAGAAGATTTTgaacaattatataattattctattttttttgcagTTGAAAAGTGCTATGaaaattcattaaaatttttgaaCTTATTAGAAGACTTATGTAAAAATACCTTAATAATGGATGaagtaaataataatggaaataattctgaaataaacaaactaattttagaaaaaaataaaacaaataaaaaagaatcatctctttataatatagagatgataaaaaaaaataagatatTTATTCAACTTGGTAAAgcatacatatattcaaaaatgaataaaataaaagaatctgtagatatttatgaaagtattttaaacaattacgaattatatgttaataatttGCCAGTCCTATTGACAtcttataataattacatAGCACTAATAAATAActataatgaaaatttacTTATAAATAAGTTACCTAAAGCAGTATCGGGTAAAGAAATagaatttaatataaaatcagacaaattattacttattaaaaatataatatttatgcataaagatataaataaagaaattaatAGATATCAGCTTAGTGTTTTGTATTATAATGAATGTCTTGATTTATTTCACcataatcataaaaatgatgaacTTGGATTAAAATtgcaaaatttttatacaaaatttaataacTCTGTATTATtagataaattaaatatctTGGCATATCTTAAAGATaacaattatttaaaatgtaaacattatatacgaaaaaatatagatttGGTTCAATCACCTGAAATtaaaatcaaatatattaatgcatatgcatatatgtcTTTTGAAAAAAAGGCATACAACGATGTTGTTGATATTTATctaaaatatgaacataTTTTTCAGAAACTTGTACATCATTAtaagcattttttttcaaatttattctacatctatatatgtgtaaaattaccagaaaaaaaaaatcgagaaattaacaaaaaccatgaaaataatgattcTTGTGAATATAACATGAAAAATCTCGAACGTGTAATTAAccttttcaaaaaatataaagaagcAATAAAAGatgatattaatataataaatccTGAAACCCTGTTTCTAGTTAGCAAATATCTTATATGCCATGAACAAACTGAAATGTTGCatgatttatttgaatatcTTTCAacagaaataaaaaatgattttaatttttattcaatatatacatacttatatacatatataaatatagaaaatgtatataaatatgaaagtAGACTCAAAAAAGTGATGCTTAGCGAAACATATATGATAGATGCTGAAGAGCTTGAAAATAAATCCATCAACTTTGATATTAGTTTGTTTAATCAATCTTTAGATAATATCCATAAAAAACGTAAGagatcaaaaaaaaataaaaataataaatcaaCAGATCCAGGAGCTAATGCATACAATAATTCCTCTATTGATAAATGGTTACCAAAATATGAAAAGTCgggatttaaaaaaaaaaaaaaaataagatgTAATGACCCTGATAAGGAGCCTGTATCTACTGAAGAAACCAAGTTTCAGCCTATCAATCCTACTCAGGCAAAATTGCAAAACTTAAAACAAAGAAAGAAAAGATAA
- a CDS encoding DnaJ protein, putative: MIGNKEEAYECFNLAARYMKVGNYSHAKNLFLKSKRMFPEIDITEQIKTCEEKINKSEHIGNDNTTSSNINNRSYKTDQNNLHERHKSKDDNIEKILRTNNFYEILGIPKNSNDEAIKSAYKKLAKIYHPDKNKEKGAEEAFKKISKAFQHLINKEKRYEYDNNLEMNSHYPTHRSTHFYYSDDVFTPEDLFRSFFGINFATCNNRAFRTNINTENTHNNNNNSNSNNNNQRSISLVQISIFLIMFVIFFLSSYFEQPRSVYSLQKTNYFDTVNYTSLNKIRFYTKRTFGYNYPKNSHPRFQVEFEVEYKYYEHECHVLTKKIKNDYYGQKKKYKQQLNYKDIPESCLKLKTLEDQYNNYIMKLKRR, translated from the exons ATGATAGGGAACAAAGAAGAAGCATATGAATGCTTCAATTTAGCAGCAAGATATATGAAAGTAGGAAATTACAGTCAtgcaaaaaatttatttttaaaatcaaAAAGGATGTTTCCTGAAATTGATATAActgaacaaataaaaacatgtgaagaaaaaataaataaaagtgaACACATAGGAAACGATAATACAACATCCagtaatattaataataggTCATATAAAACtgatcaaaataatttacatgAACGGCACAAATCAAAAGATGATAACatcgaaaaaatattaagaacaaataatttttatgaaatattagGTATAccaaaaaatagtaatgaTGAAGCTATTAAAAGCgcttataaaaaattagcgaaaatatatcatcCTGATAAGAATAAAGAAAAGGGGGCTGAAGAagcttttaaaaaaatatcaaaagcATTTCagcatttaataaataaagaaaaaagatatgaatatgataataatttagaaaTGAATTCTCATTATCCAACACATAGATCAACACATTTCTATTATAGTGATGATGTATTTACCCCCGAAGATTTATTTCGTAGTTTTTTTGGAATAAATTTTGCTACTTGTAATAATAGAGCATTCCGAACTAATATTAATACAGAAAATACacacaataataataataatagcaatagtaataataataatcaaCGCAGCATTTCGCTTGTACAAATctccatatttttaataatgtttgttatattttttctatcaAGCTATTTTGAGCAACCAAGg tcTGTATATTCCCttcaaaaaacaaattattttgatacTGTAAATTATACGtcattaaataaaattcgaTTTTACACAAAAAGGACATTTGGTTATAACTATCCTAAAAATAGTCATCCTCGTTTTCAA gTTGAATTTGAAGTAgaatacaaatattatgaGCACGAATGCCACGTTttaactaaaaaaattaaaaatgattattatggacaaaaaaaaaaataca AACaacaattaaattataaggACATACCCGAAAGTTGCTTGAAACTAAAAACATTAGAG GACCAATACAACAACTACATTATGAAGTTAAAGAGACGATga